From a region of the Basfia succiniciproducens genome:
- the znuB gene encoding zinc ABC transporter permease subunit ZnuB, whose amino-acid sequence MFEIIFPAWLTGILLSFITAPLGAFVVWRKMAYFGDTLSHSALLGVALGICLDINPYLSILILTLILAVAMVWLESNTQFSVDTLLGIIAHSCLSLGVVTVGLLQNVRVDLMGYLFGDLLAVSYEDLIYIGIGVLIVLISLIYFWKPLISTTVSPELAQVEGINIRRMRFILMILTALTIALSMKFVGALIITSLLIIPAATARRFARTPESMAIIAVGLSIVAVSLGLTLSAFYNTAAGPSVVICSSFIFLISLLKKEKI is encoded by the coding sequence ATGTTTGAAATTATTTTTCCCGCTTGGTTAACAGGCATTTTACTCTCATTTATTACCGCTCCGTTAGGTGCGTTTGTAGTTTGGCGTAAAATGGCTTATTTCGGCGATACCCTTTCCCATTCCGCATTATTAGGCGTCGCACTGGGAATTTGCCTGGATATTAACCCTTATTTATCCATTCTGATTCTTACCTTGATTTTAGCGGTGGCAATGGTATGGCTGGAAAGTAATACGCAGTTTTCGGTAGATACTTTATTGGGCATTATCGCTCATAGCTGTTTGTCATTAGGCGTAGTAACCGTAGGATTGCTGCAAAATGTGCGGGTGGATTTAATGGGATATTTATTCGGCGATTTGCTGGCGGTCAGCTACGAAGATTTAATCTATATCGGTATCGGTGTTTTGATCGTCTTAATTTCCCTTATTTATTTTTGGAAACCGTTAATTTCCACCACGGTAAGCCCGGAACTGGCTCAAGTAGAAGGCATTAACATCCGCCGAATGCGGTTTATTTTAATGATCTTAACCGCACTAACCATTGCATTAAGCATGAAATTTGTCGGCGCGTTAATCATTACTTCGCTACTCATTATTCCCGCCGCAACCGCCAGACGATTTGCCCGAACGCCGGAATCCATGGCAATCATCGCGGTCGGGTTAAGTATTGTAGCGGTATCTCTGGGATTAACGCTTTCCGCATTCTATAACACGGCTGCAGGCCCGTCCGTGGTAATTTGCTCTTCATTTATTTTCTTAATTTCATTGCTGAAGAAAGAAAAAATTTAG
- the znuC gene encoding zinc ABC transporter ATP-binding protein ZnuC has product MQINSIKIPLIELQNIKVVFGAKTALQNINLSIYPNTVITIVGPNGGGKSTLLKVLLKLLSPTDGKVIHHRDLRIGYVPQKIHLEQSLPITVEKFLSLKKGISKAEIQDAIELLSIKHLIHSSMQKLSGGEMQRVLLARALLNKPNLLVLDEPMQGVDLGGQIELYQLIHQTREKLNCAILMVSHDLHIVMADTNEVVCINRHICCAGSPEKVSNDPTFIHLFGAQFSQNVAFYTHHHNHQHNMHGDVCCIGNKHSVQCINNGR; this is encoded by the coding sequence ATGCAAATAAATTCTATCAAAATCCCACTTATCGAATTGCAGAATATCAAAGTGGTTTTTGGCGCGAAAACGGCACTACAAAATATTAATCTCAGCATTTACCCGAATACGGTCATTACTATTGTGGGACCAAACGGCGGCGGTAAATCCACGCTGCTTAAAGTATTACTTAAATTACTGTCGCCAACCGACGGTAAAGTGATTCACCATCGGGATCTACGTATCGGCTATGTGCCGCAAAAAATTCATTTGGAGCAAAGTTTACCTATTACGGTGGAAAAATTTTTATCCTTAAAAAAAGGTATTTCAAAAGCGGAAATTCAGGATGCCATCGAACTGCTTTCCATTAAACATTTAATTCACAGCAGTATGCAAAAGCTATCCGGTGGTGAAATGCAGCGGGTTCTGCTTGCCAGAGCATTGCTTAACAAACCGAATTTATTGGTATTGGACGAACCTATGCAAGGGGTTGATCTCGGCGGGCAGATTGAACTTTATCAGTTAATCCATCAAACAAGAGAAAAACTCAATTGCGCAATTCTTATGGTTTCCCATGATTTGCATATCGTTATGGCGGATACCAACGAAGTAGTTTGCATTAATCGGCATATTTGTTGCGCGGGTTCGCCTGAAAAAGTATCCAATGACCCTACTTTTATTCACTTATTTGGCGCTCAATTCTCCCAAAATGTGGCGTTTTATACTCATCATCACAACCATCAGCACAATATGCACGGTGATGTTTGCTGTATTGGGAATAAGCATTCCGTTCAATGTATCAACAACGGGAGATAA
- the mepM gene encoding murein DD-endopeptidase MepM — protein sequence MQHVKLARDRRKRKSRIKAAIFFMAIISIFTGTFLSLKDSVEDKNIDGDTALAQAEQFEKLTPDAGTSDRLTQHLLEQAKVLAEDNNATSYDDDLSGQDDEVDEIKIDPDDFDISSLPPEAQSALSDLLDVADQAKRISDQFSHTIVRGDELKDVLELSGLEPMTAEGLIASYPELKKLKAGQQMYWILDKNGELEYLNWLVSEKEERIYERLESGKFERQILEKKSVWKKEVLKGKITSSFRASLLKLGLDQRQVSQLTNALQWQFSMKKLMKDDNFAILIFREYLGDKLTGQGNVEAIHIISQGKSYYAIQAENGRYYSRQGETLGKGFARYPLQRQARISSQFNPRRRHPVTGHVRPHKGVDFGVPTGTPVISPADGVVEKVAYQKGGAGRYIMIRHGREYQTVYMHLSKPLVKAGQSVKRGERIALSGNTGISTGAHLHYEFHINGRPVNPLTVKLPGTSNEMRDSERRQFLTKAKYVERQLKM from the coding sequence GTGCAGCACGTAAAATTAGCAAGGGATAGACGTAAGCGAAAATCACGTATTAAAGCGGCGATTTTCTTTATGGCTATTATATCTATTTTCACCGGTACATTTCTTAGTTTAAAGGATTCTGTGGAAGACAAAAATATTGACGGGGATACGGCTTTGGCGCAAGCGGAACAATTTGAAAAATTAACGCCGGATGCCGGAACATCAGACAGACTGACTCAACACCTGCTGGAGCAGGCGAAAGTATTAGCCGAAGACAATAACGCCACTTCTTATGACGACGATTTATCCGGTCAGGACGATGAAGTTGATGAAATAAAAATCGATCCGGACGACTTTGATATATCTTCTTTGCCGCCGGAAGCGCAAAGCGCGTTAAGTGATCTGTTGGACGTGGCGGATCAAGCCAAGCGTATTTCGGATCAGTTCAGTCATACCATAGTTCGCGGCGACGAATTAAAAGACGTATTGGAACTTTCAGGTTTGGAACCTATGACAGCTGAAGGGTTAATCGCAAGTTATCCGGAATTGAAAAAACTTAAAGCCGGTCAACAAATGTACTGGATCCTGGATAAAAACGGCGAACTGGAATATTTAAACTGGCTTGTTTCGGAAAAAGAAGAACGTATTTATGAGCGACTGGAAAGCGGCAAATTCGAGCGCCAGATTTTAGAGAAAAAAAGTGTTTGGAAGAAGGAAGTGCTGAAAGGAAAAATCACTTCGTCATTCCGTGCAAGTTTGCTGAAGTTAGGCTTGGATCAGCGTCAAGTCAGCCAATTAACTAACGCGTTACAATGGCAGTTCAGTATGAAAAAACTGATGAAAGACGATAATTTTGCGATTTTGATTTTTCGCGAATATTTAGGCGATAAATTAACTGGGCAGGGTAACGTTGAGGCTATTCATATTATTAGCCAAGGCAAGAGTTATTATGCTATTCAGGCGGAAAACGGACGTTATTACAGCCGTCAGGGTGAAACCTTAGGCAAGGGCTTTGCCCGTTATCCGTTGCAGCGTCAGGCACGGATTTCTTCGCAATTTAATCCTCGTCGCAGACATCCGGTAACCGGCCACGTTCGCCCGCATAAAGGGGTGGATTTCGGTGTACCTACCGGTACGCCGGTGATTTCACCTGCCGACGGCGTGGTAGAAAAAGTGGCTTACCAGAAAGGCGGGGCGGGGCGTTATATTATGATTCGCCACGGTCGCGAATATCAAACCGTTTATATGCATTTAAGTAAGCCTTTAGTTAAGGCGGGTCAATCGGTTAAACGAGGTGAACGCATCGCGCTTTCGGGAAATACGGGGATTTCTACCGGCGCACATTTACATTATGAATTCCATATTAACGGGCGACCGGTAAACCCGTTAACGGTGAAATTGCCCGGCACCAGCAACGAAATGCGTGATAGCGAACGCCGACAATTTCTCACCAAGGCAAAATACGTAGAGCGTCAGTTAAAAATGTAA
- a CDS encoding ABC transporter permease, with product MIHRRYLILLLLLLSIISLFLGVSSVNLKGLLYFNSEQWQILLISRVPRLISILIAGSALSICGLVMQQLSRNRFVSPTTAGTMDSARLGILISMLVFPTASMLFKTVIAIVVSFLGTLLFMTILSRLKFKDSIFVPLVGIMFGNIISSVTAFIAYQQDILQNLSGWLQGDFSLIMSGRYEILYFSIPALITAYLFANRFSIVGMGQDFAVNLGLNYQQVLYLGLAIVATVSSIVIVSVGVIPFLGLIIPNLVTLYLGDNLKKILSHTALLGAVFVLFCDIFGRIVIYPYEIAINAVVGVFGSAIFLYLLFKRYRHV from the coding sequence ATGATTCATCGTCGTTATTTAATTTTATTACTTCTCTTATTATCTATAATTTCTTTATTCCTCGGTGTGAGCTCGGTTAATCTTAAGGGATTACTGTATTTTAACAGTGAGCAGTGGCAAATTCTGTTGATTAGCCGCGTTCCCCGTTTAATCAGTATTTTAATTGCCGGTTCGGCACTAAGTATTTGCGGCCTTGTTATGCAGCAATTAAGCCGTAATCGCTTTGTTTCGCCTACCACCGCGGGCACGATGGACAGCGCACGTCTTGGTATTCTTATTTCGATGCTGGTTTTTCCCACCGCTTCTATGCTGTTTAAAACGGTGATCGCAATTGTCGTTTCTTTTCTCGGCACCTTATTGTTTATGACAATCCTCTCCCGCCTTAAATTTAAGGATAGTATTTTCGTGCCTTTGGTCGGCATTATGTTCGGCAATATTATCAGTTCCGTTACCGCATTTATTGCCTATCAGCAGGATATTCTGCAGAATTTATCGGGCTGGTTGCAGGGCGATTTTTCATTGATTATGAGCGGACGTTATGAAATTCTTTATTTCAGCATTCCCGCCTTGATTACGGCTTATTTGTTTGCCAATCGGTTTTCTATTGTGGGTATGGGACAGGATTTTGCGGTCAATCTCGGTTTGAATTATCAGCAGGTGCTATATCTCGGTTTGGCCATTGTTGCCACGGTATCTTCGATTGTTATTGTGTCCGTAGGCGTGATTCCGTTTCTCGGCTTGATTATTCCTAATTTAGTCACGCTGTATTTGGGGGATAATCTGAAAAAAATCCTTTCTCATACCGCACTTTTAGGCGCCGTTTTTGTTTTGTTTTGCGATATTTTCGGGCGCATTGTGATTTATCCTTATGAAATTGCCATCAATGCGGTTGTAGGTGTATTCGGCAGTGCTATTTTCTTATATTTGTTATTTAAGCGGTATCGGCATGTCTAG
- a CDS encoding iron chelate uptake ABC transporter family permease subunit — protein sequence MSSYKNKIHSKLIRQLGILGMLSLVAVVAYLFYRLPNRWEYALYHRSLSLVAIVVTGAAIALATMIFQTIVNNRILTPSILGLDSLYLLIQTLIIFLFGSKTLLGINQTLLFFLSTGAMVMFALGLYHFLFKRERQNIFFLLLVGIIFGTFFQSLTTFMEVLIDPNEFQIAQDIGFASFNRINLDILWIALGILLVVIFYTCRYLRYFDVLALGRDQAINLGVDYQAVTRRLLIIVAILTSVSTALVGPLTFLGLLVMNVTFEFIRGYQHKILIPAAMLISVMTLVMGQVLVSQVFTFNTTLSIIINFTGGVYFIYLLLRANKKWQ from the coding sequence ATGTCTAGTTATAAAAATAAAATACATAGCAAACTGATCCGTCAGTTGGGTATCTTAGGCATGTTGAGCCTTGTCGCGGTGGTTGCCTATTTGTTTTATCGGCTGCCTAATCGCTGGGAATATGCGTTATATCACCGTTCGCTAAGCCTGGTAGCCATTGTGGTGACAGGTGCGGCAATTGCATTGGCAACCATGATTTTTCAAACCATCGTGAACAACCGAATTTTAACACCGAGTATTTTAGGGCTGGATTCCTTATATTTATTAATTCAAACCTTAATTATTTTCTTGTTCGGTAGCAAAACCTTATTGGGAATTAATCAGACATTGCTGTTTTTTCTCAGCACCGGCGCCATGGTTATGTTTGCGCTGGGCTTGTATCATTTCCTGTTTAAACGGGAGAGGCAAAATATTTTCTTTTTATTATTGGTGGGGATTATTTTCGGTACGTTTTTCCAAAGTTTAACGACTTTTATGGAAGTGCTGATTGATCCGAACGAGTTTCAAATTGCGCAGGATATCGGTTTTGCCAGTTTTAACCGCATTAATTTGGATATTCTTTGGATTGCGCTCGGCATTTTGCTGGTAGTGATTTTTTATACCTGCCGTTATCTTCGCTATTTTGACGTACTTGCTCTTGGGCGGGATCAGGCGATTAATCTAGGTGTCGATTACCAAGCCGTAACCCGCCGGTTATTGATTATTGTGGCGATTCTGACCTCGGTTTCCACTGCACTTGTAGGGCCTTTAACCTTTTTAGGATTGCTAGTGATGAATGTAACGTTCGAATTTATCCGCGGATATCAACATAAAATCTTAATTCCGGCGGCGATGCTCATCTCCGTAATGACGTTGGTTATGGGGCAGGTACTGGTTTCGCAGGTGTTCACTTTTAATACCACTTTGAGCATTATCATTAACTTTACGGGCGGCGTATATTTTATTTACTTATTATTAAGAGCAAACAAAAAATGGCAATAG
- a CDS encoding ABC transporter ATP-binding protein, translated as MAIEIKHVNKSYGSKKVVDSVSLVIPKGKITSFIGPNGAGKSTVLAIISRLLNADSGDVLLNGKLLNEQKSADIAKQLSILKQSNHINLRLTVEELVAFGRFPYSKGNLKKNDRTFIDNAIGYMDLEEFRHQYIDELSGGQRQRAYIAMTLAQDTDYILLDEPLNNLDMKHSVQIMQVLRKLVTELNKTVVIVIHDINFASCYSDYIVAMKNGKLVKQGSIAEIMQTSVLEEIYGMEIPIQEINGNKIAVYFKN; from the coding sequence ATGGCAATAGAAATTAAACATGTTAATAAAAGCTATGGCTCGAAAAAGGTTGTAGATTCCGTTTCATTAGTTATTCCTAAAGGGAAAATCACCTCGTTTATCGGCCCTAACGGGGCCGGCAAAAGCACGGTGCTTGCCATTATCAGCCGCTTACTAAACGCCGATAGCGGTGATGTATTATTGAACGGGAAATTATTAAACGAACAAAAAAGTGCGGATATTGCCAAGCAGTTATCTATATTGAAGCAATCCAATCACATTAATCTGCGTTTAACGGTTGAAGAACTGGTGGCATTCGGGCGGTTTCCCTATTCAAAGGGAAATTTGAAAAAAAACGACCGCACTTTTATTGACAACGCCATCGGTTATATGGATTTAGAAGAATTCCGCCATCAGTATATTGACGAGCTCAGCGGCGGTCAGCGTCAACGGGCGTATATCGCTATGACTTTAGCTCAGGATACCGATTATATCCTGCTTGACGAACCCTTGAATAATCTGGATATGAAACATTCGGTACAGATTATGCAGGTGTTGCGCAAATTGGTAACGGAACTGAATAAAACCGTAGTGATTGTGATCCATGATATTAATTTCGCCTCCTGTTATTCCGATTATATTGTCGCCATGAAAAACGGTAAATTGGTCAAGCAAGGGAGTATTGCGGAAATCATGCAAACATCCGTATTAGAGGAAATTTACGGCATGGAAATTCCGATTCAGGAAATTAATGGCAACAAAATTGCCGTTTATTTTAAAAATTAG
- a CDS encoding siderophore ABC transporter substrate-binding protein, translated as MKKTLITLAAGLVAAFGVVSAQAADIGLETFGGKQIVPENPKRVVVLDFAALDTIREIGAKEAVVGISKGRIPQYLAEFDTDKYANAGTMPEPAFEKINEMSPDLIIASGRQKKVLARLKEIAPVFYMENDYENYYPSFEQNLLALGKIFNKESAVKEKLAQLDNRMTALAKLTAGKSALVTIVNESRISAFGDKSRYALVYQKFGFTPIDKNLSSSTHGNSVGFEYIAEKNPDYLLVVDRTAAITDKANNAQTVLDNALIKPTKAAKNNHIVYLNAENWYLAFGGLQSMDTMISEIESAVK; from the coding sequence ATGAAAAAAACATTAATTACATTGGCGGCAGGCTTGGTTGCGGCATTTGGGGTGGTAAGCGCACAAGCGGCGGATATCGGCTTAGAGACTTTCGGCGGCAAACAAATTGTGCCGGAAAATCCTAAACGGGTAGTGGTGCTGGATTTTGCCGCGCTGGATACGATTCGTGAAATCGGTGCGAAAGAGGCGGTTGTGGGAATTTCAAAAGGGCGCATTCCGCAATATTTAGCCGAATTTGATACGGACAAGTATGCCAATGCGGGAACAATGCCGGAACCGGCGTTTGAGAAAATTAATGAAATGTCTCCCGATTTAATTATTGCTTCGGGGCGTCAGAAAAAAGTATTGGCTCGGTTAAAAGAAATCGCACCGGTATTTTATATGGAAAACGACTACGAAAATTATTATCCGTCGTTTGAGCAAAATTTATTAGCCTTAGGGAAAATTTTTAATAAAGAATCCGCGGTTAAGGAAAAACTGGCTCAGTTAGATAACCGAATGACGGCTCTTGCCAAATTAACCGCCGGTAAAAGCGCGTTGGTGACAATTGTAAACGAAAGCCGTATCAGCGCATTTGGCGATAAATCCCGTTATGCTTTGGTATACCAAAAATTCGGATTTACGCCGATTGATAAAAATTTATCCTCATCGACTCATGGCAATAGCGTAGGGTTTGAATATATTGCGGAGAAAAATCCTGATTATTTATTGGTGGTTGATCGCACGGCGGCAATTACGGACAAAGCCAATAATGCGCAAACCGTGCTTGATAACGCCTTAATCAAACCGACTAAAGCGGCAAAAAATAATCATATTGTGTATTTAAATGCCGAAAACTGGTATTTAGCCTTCGGCGGCTTGCAGTCTATGGATACTATGATTTCTGAGATTGAAAGTGCGGTCAAATAA
- the adk gene encoding adenylate kinase produces the protein MKIILLGAPGAGKGTQAQFIMNKFGIPQISTGDMFRAAIKAGTELGKQAKALMDEGKLVPDELTVALVKDRIAQPDCANGFLLDGFPRTIPQADALKDSGVNIDYVLEFDVPDEVIVERMSGRRVHQASGRSYHIVYNPPKVEGKDDVTGEDLIIRADDKPETVLDRLAVYHKQTQPLVDYYQAEANAGNTKYFRLDGTKKVEEVSAELNSILG, from the coding sequence ATGAAAATTATTCTTTTAGGCGCACCGGGCGCAGGCAAAGGAACACAAGCTCAATTTATCATGAACAAATTCGGTATCCCGCAAATCTCAACGGGGGATATGTTCCGCGCCGCAATCAAAGCGGGCACCGAATTAGGTAAACAGGCTAAAGCATTAATGGATGAAGGTAAATTAGTGCCTGACGAATTAACCGTCGCCCTGGTTAAAGACCGTATTGCCCAGCCGGATTGTGCCAACGGTTTCTTATTAGACGGTTTCCCGCGCACCATTCCGCAAGCGGATGCGTTAAAAGACTCGGGCGTGAACATTGATTACGTATTAGAATTCGACGTGCCGGACGAAGTGATTGTAGAGCGCATGAGCGGTCGCCGCGTGCACCAGGCTTCCGGTCGTTCATATCATATCGTTTATAACCCGCCGAAAGTGGAAGGCAAAGACGATGTGACCGGTGAAGATTTAATTATCCGCGCTGACGACAAACCGGAAACCGTTTTGGATCGTTTAGCAGTTTATCACAAACAAACCCAACCTTTGGTTGACTACTATCAAGCGGAAGCCAACGCAGGCAACACCAAATACTTCCGGTTAGACGGCACCAAAAAAGTAGAAGAAGTGAGTGCCGAATTAAATTCCATTTTAGGTTAA
- a CDS encoding AmpG family muropeptide MFS transporter, translated as MSQNHFFSHIFNRNMLICIFTGFSSGLPLYILTSLIPTWLRSTEIDLKTIGFFTLTSLPFIWKFLWSPFLDRFVPPFLGRRRGWMLIFQLLLLISLGLFGFIDPHTNLGLSLLIGLATMVSFFSASQDIVLDAYRREILSDQELGMGNSIHVSAYRIAGLVPGSLSLILSDHFSWQAVFIITALFMLPGLLMTLFISHEPQIELKSNRTLAENIVEPFKEFFQRKGLWGAIGILTFIFLYKFGDSMATALISAFYLDMGFTKTQIGLVVKNASLWPMIIAGIIGGMITLKIGINKALWLFGLVQIVTILGFAWLAQLGPFEKVDSFAIFALTVVVMAEYVGIGLGTSAFVAFMARATNPVYTATQLALFTSLSALPRAVFNSFSGVLIENMGYYHYFWLCFFLAIPGMLCLIWVAPWKEK; from the coding sequence ATGTCTCAAAATCATTTTTTCTCCCATATTTTCAACCGTAATATGCTGATCTGTATTTTCACCGGATTTAGCTCGGGTTTGCCCTTATATATTTTAACCTCCTTAATTCCTACCTGGTTGCGTTCCACCGAAATAGATCTAAAAACCATCGGCTTTTTCACGCTGACCAGCCTGCCCTTTATCTGGAAGTTTCTATGGTCGCCGTTCTTGGATCGCTTTGTACCGCCATTTTTAGGCCGTCGGCGCGGCTGGATGCTGATTTTCCAGTTATTACTGTTGATTTCATTGGGTTTATTCGGCTTTATCGATCCGCACACCAACCTGGGTTTAAGCCTGTTAATCGGCTTAGCCACCATGGTTTCCTTTTTCTCCGCCAGCCAGGATATTGTACTTGATGCCTATCGTCGTGAAATTCTGTCCGACCAAGAATTGGGCATGGGTAATTCAATCCATGTGAGCGCATACCGTATCGCCGGTTTGGTGCCGGGTTCCCTTTCCCTGATTTTATCGGATCATTTCAGCTGGCAGGCGGTATTTATCATTACCGCACTGTTTATGTTGCCGGGGTTGCTGATGACGTTATTTATCAGCCACGAACCTCAAATCGAACTCAAAAGCAACCGTACGTTAGCGGAAAATATCGTTGAACCCTTTAAGGAATTTTTCCAACGTAAGGGACTGTGGGGTGCAATCGGCATTCTCACCTTTATTTTTCTCTATAAATTCGGCGACAGCATGGCCACCGCATTAATTTCGGCCTTCTATCTCGATATGGGTTTTACCAAAACGCAAATCGGTTTAGTGGTAAAAAACGCATCCCTTTGGCCGATGATTATTGCGGGCATTATCGGCGGCATGATTACCCTGAAAATCGGCATTAACAAAGCCCTATGGCTGTTCGGTTTGGTACAAATCGTCACCATTCTCGGCTTTGCCTGGCTGGCGCAGCTCGGCCCCTTTGAAAAAGTGGACAGTTTTGCCATTTTCGCCCTAACCGTTGTGGTAATGGCGGAATATGTGGGCATCGGACTGGGCACTTCCGCCTTTGTAGCCTTTATGGCCAGAGCCACCAACCCCGTTTATACCGCCACCCAACTGGCGCTTTTCACCAGCTTATCGGCATTGCCGAGAGCGGTGTTTAATTCATTTTCCGGGGTGCTGATTGAAAACATGGGCTATTACCACTATTTCTGGCTCTGTTTTTTTCTGGCAATTCCCGGCATGCTGTGCCTGATCTGGGTTGCCCCTTGGAAAGAAAAATAA
- the galE gene encoding UDP-glucose 4-epimerase GalE yields MTILVTGGAGYIGSHTIVELLNAGEDVVVLDNLCNSSPKSLERVKQITGKSVKFYEGDVLDRTLLQRIFAENQIKSVIHFAGLKAVGESVQKPAEYYMNNVTGSLVLVQEMKKAGVWNLVFSSTATVYGEPETIPVTENCKVGGTNSPYATSKLMVEQILTDVVKAEPRFSMIILRYFNPVGAHESGLIGEDPNGIPNNLMPYISQVAIGKLPELSIFGNDYDTHDGTGVRDYIHVVDLAIGHLKALARHEDDAGLHIYNLGTGIGYSVLDMVKAFEKANNMTLPHKFVARRPGDIAAYYSDPSLAAKELSWTAQRGLEQMMKDTWNWQKNNPKGYRD; encoded by the coding sequence ATGACAATATTAGTAACGGGCGGCGCAGGCTACATCGGTTCACATACCATAGTGGAATTATTAAATGCGGGCGAAGACGTAGTGGTTTTAGACAATCTCTGCAACTCATCCCCCAAATCCCTTGAGCGTGTAAAACAAATCACCGGAAAAAGTGTTAAATTTTATGAAGGTGACGTGTTAGACAGAACATTGTTACAACGGATTTTTGCCGAAAACCAGATCAAATCCGTAATCCATTTCGCCGGTTTAAAAGCGGTGGGCGAAAGCGTGCAAAAACCTGCCGAATACTATATGAATAATGTTACCGGCTCCCTTGTATTAGTGCAGGAAATGAAAAAAGCCGGCGTGTGGAATCTTGTATTCAGCTCAACAGCCACCGTGTATGGTGAGCCGGAAACCATTCCCGTAACGGAAAACTGCAAAGTAGGCGGAACCAACAGTCCTTACGCTACTTCCAAGTTAATGGTCGAACAAATACTAACCGATGTCGTTAAGGCTGAACCGCGTTTCAGTATGATTATCCTGCGTTATTTCAACCCGGTCGGTGCACATGAGAGCGGTTTAATCGGCGAAGATCCAAACGGTATTCCGAATAATTTAATGCCATACATCAGCCAGGTAGCGATTGGAAAATTGCCGGAATTATCTATTTTTGGTAACGATTATGACACTCATGACGGTACCGGCGTACGCGATTATATTCATGTTGTGGATTTAGCAATCGGTCATTTAAAAGCCTTAGCTCGTCACGAAGATGATGCAGGTCTACATATTTACAACTTAGGTACCGGCATCGGCTATTCCGTACTGGATATGGTGAAAGCCTTCGAAAAAGCCAATAATATGACGTTACCTCACAAATTCGTTGCGCGCCGTCCGGGCGATATTGCCGCCTATTATTCCGATCCGAGTCTTGCGGCAAAAGAACTTAGTTGGACAGCGCAGCGCGGTCTTGAACAAATGATGAAAGATACCTGGAACTGGCAAAAAAATAACCCGAAAGGTTATCGTGATTAA
- a CDS encoding DUF805 domain-containing protein, translating to MNWYLSVLKKYAVFSGRARRKEFWMFMLFTTIIGIALGVLDVLFGFYDHQTGQGFLSGIYSLAVLIPTIAVSARRLHDTDRSAWWLLLGFIPVIGILILIVFWCFDGSFTTNRFGVNPKQDFLYEKNKRTQSDIISKS from the coding sequence ATGAATTGGTATCTTTCGGTATTGAAAAAATATGCGGTTTTTTCGGGCAGAGCAAGACGTAAAGAATTTTGGATGTTTATGCTGTTTACCACGATAATCGGTATCGCTTTAGGCGTGCTGGATGTGTTATTTGGTTTTTATGATCATCAAACCGGACAGGGTTTTTTATCCGGTATTTATAGTTTAGCGGTATTAATTCCGACCATTGCCGTAAGCGCCCGCCGTTTGCACGATACGGATCGTTCCGCATGGTGGTTGTTATTAGGCTTTATTCCGGTTATCGGTATTTTGATTTTAATCGTCTTTTGGTGTTTTGACGGTTCGTTCACCACAAATCGTTTCGGCGTTAATCCCAAACAGGATTTTCTATATGAAAAAAATAAACGGACTCAATCGGATATAATCAGCAAATCTTGA
- a CDS encoding glycine zipper 2TM domain-containing protein, protein MKSIVKVLGILVIAGSVGACSNMSKTQKNTAIGAVAGGVVGHAIGESTGATLGGAALGGLIGSQVK, encoded by the coding sequence ATGAAATCTATTGTAAAAGTATTAGGTATTTTGGTTATTGCAGGTTCTGTAGGCGCTTGCAGCAATATGTCTAAAACCCAAAAAAATACGGCAATCGGCGCAGTAGCCGGTGGTGTTGTCGGTCATGCGATTGGTGAATCTACCGGTGCTACGTTAGGTGGGGCTGCTTTAGGCGGCTTAATCGGTAGCCAGGTAAAATAA